The following coding sequences are from one Beggiatoa alba B18LD window:
- a CDS encoding class I SAM-dependent methyltransferase, protein MNKLFSFFKHSIFPKKESPFLKVDAFHTIGFLPTMALEQQIVTQNISAVSAWCSVCNDARTMTISTAFVDAIKNGGFINWREDAICQVCHFNARTRATVDLVNLLFSKKKIQSAYITEAVTPLFFRLKEKINGLVGSEYLGGDKVGGQLYACQGQLIRHEDVTRLSFSDNELDLLLSFDVLEHVSDYKLALTEIYRTLKQGGHALLTTPINPRLKSTVTRAYVDSVDLQVKHLLEPVYHGDPINNSGILCFHDFGIDIVDILYLIGFSKVDVFIAQSKNRYYLGDFHIFLYLTK, encoded by the coding sequence ATGAATAAATTATTTAGTTTTTTCAAACATTCAATATTCCCCAAAAAAGAAAGCCCTTTTCTGAAGGTAGATGCATTTCATACGATTGGCTTTTTGCCAACAATGGCGTTAGAGCAACAGATTGTTACTCAAAATATTTCCGCTGTTAGTGCTTGGTGCAGTGTTTGTAACGATGCGAGAACAATGACGATTTCTACTGCTTTTGTGGATGCCATTAAAAACGGCGGGTTTATTAATTGGCGAGAAGATGCGATTTGCCAAGTTTGCCATTTTAATGCAAGAACTCGCGCAACGGTTGATTTAGTAAATCTGTTGTTTTCTAAAAAGAAAATACAGTCTGCTTATATTACAGAGGCAGTTACTCCGTTATTTTTTCGGTTAAAAGAAAAAATAAACGGTTTGGTTGGCAGTGAGTATTTAGGCGGGGATAAAGTCGGCGGGCAGCTTTATGCTTGTCAAGGGCAATTAATTCGCCATGAAGATGTAACAAGGTTATCATTTTCAGACAATGAGTTAGACTTATTACTATCGTTTGATGTACTTGAGCATGTGAGCGATTATAAGCTGGCATTAACGGAAATTTATAGAACGTTAAAACAGGGTGGACATGCTTTATTAACAACGCCGATTAATCCGCGTTTAAAGTCAACAGTGACAAGGGCGTATGTTGATAGTGTTGATTTACAGGTGAAACATTTATTAGAACCTGTTTATCATGGCGACCCAATCAATAATAGTGGCATTTTGTGTTTTCATGATTTTGGGATTGATATTGTCGATATACTTTATCTTATTGGTTTTAGTAAAGTTGACGTGTTTATTGCGCAGTCTAAAAATCGTTATTATCTCGGTGATTTTCATATTTTTTTATATCTTACAAAATAA
- a CDS encoding HAD-IA family hydrolase, translating into MKTLTLLVFDWDGTLVDSQARIIASFQAAIHDIGLDPIDDSAIRNIIGLSLERAIYQLIPQLSAEQYQQFKDHYRHYYFAEDTLPAPLFTGVTQTLQTLYDAGYWLAVATGKARRGLNIALEEYQLNRFFHTTRCADETYSKPHPQMLLEIMDELGVMPNETVMIGDTEYDLQMAHNAKTSAIAVSYGVHEKARLLACHPLHCLDSLTELPPFLKILED; encoded by the coding sequence ATGAAAACACTAACGCTCCTCGTGTTTGATTGGGATGGCACACTGGTCGACTCACAAGCACGCATCATTGCCAGCTTTCAAGCAGCTATTCACGACATCGGACTTGATCCTATAGACGATTCCGCAATTCGTAATATTATTGGCTTAAGCTTAGAACGCGCAATTTATCAACTCATTCCACAACTCAGTGCAGAACAATATCAACAATTTAAAGACCATTACCGCCATTACTACTTTGCCGAAGACACCCTGCCCGCGCCTCTTTTTACAGGCGTGACCCAAACACTACAAACCCTATATGACGCAGGCTACTGGTTAGCCGTTGCAACAGGCAAAGCACGACGTGGACTAAACATTGCGCTAGAAGAATATCAACTCAACCGATTTTTCCACACCACCCGTTGTGCTGATGAAACCTATTCCAAACCCCATCCACAAATGCTATTAGAAATCATGGATGAACTAGGCGTTATGCCCAACGAAACGGTGATGATAGGCGATACAGAATACGATTTACAAATGGCACACAACGCAAAAACCAGCGCGATAGCCGTCAGCTACGGCGTACACGAAAAAGCACGTTTACTGGCTTGTCACCCGCTACACTGCCTAGACTCACTCACAGAACTTCCCCCTTTTCTCAAAATCTTAGAGGACTAA
- a CDS encoding ATP-binding response regulator: MDNRNCVLIVDDEEHGRDALEMLLATENYQLAFASHGEEALRQAQAVIPDLILLDVMMPGMDGFEVCALLRANSKLAEVPILMLTALDDRESRLRGIEVGADDFITKPYDRVELRTRVRTIMRLNRYRRLVSERSRFEWVIENSEDGYLLINEYDVVQYANHQARLLLNLSTPLTTEKISFLPQALQTYQAEPHHAWQGWETQKTNIAEQRYLVRPETQHTPPLWLLVEVLELPLYKQGSILVHLQNVSERMNLQRQMWTFQTMVSHKLRGPLNGLVSLQMLEQKNMDLSSERAHSLLKIARESAKRLQDQILEILRYIDVGQMVRVDGKTPIEQIAEITTKIRWDLVLENIELHIADELHNKLINLSHESLELILRELLTNSKKFHPQQSPCIRIDINPCTEEQILMTVIDNGGHLSTEELQKIWMPYYQSEKSFTGEVKGMGLGLPMVAMLVWNRGGSCQLTNREGQQGVQVTLTLPFSN, translated from the coding sequence ATGGATAACCGAAACTGTGTACTAATTGTTGATGATGAAGAACATGGACGCGATGCATTAGAAATGCTATTAGCTACCGAAAATTATCAACTTGCATTCGCTTCACACGGTGAAGAAGCACTGCGGCAAGCACAAGCCGTTATTCCAGATTTGATTCTCTTAGACGTGATGATGCCCGGAATGGATGGTTTTGAAGTCTGTGCATTACTCCGTGCAAATAGCAAACTGGCAGAAGTCCCTATTTTAATGCTGACTGCCCTAGATGACCGAGAATCGCGCCTCAGAGGCATTGAGGTTGGCGCAGACGATTTTATTACTAAACCGTATGACCGTGTTGAGTTACGAACGCGCGTGCGTACCATCATGCGCCTAAATCGTTATCGTCGCCTTGTTTCGGAACGCTCACGCTTTGAATGGGTGATTGAAAACTCAGAAGACGGTTATCTACTCATCAACGAATACGACGTTGTCCAATACGCTAACCATCAAGCCAGACTCCTATTAAATCTCTCCACCCCCCTCACAACTGAAAAAATCAGCTTTCTCCCGCAAGCCTTACAAACCTATCAAGCTGAACCTCATCATGCATGGCAAGGTTGGGAAACACAAAAAACCAATATTGCTGAACAACGTTATTTAGTTCGCCCAGAAACCCAACACACCCCGCCACTGTGGCTATTAGTTGAAGTGTTAGAGCTACCCCTATATAAACAAGGCAGTATTCTCGTTCACTTACAAAACGTCAGCGAACGCATGAACTTACAACGGCAAATGTGGACATTTCAAACGATGGTATCGCACAAATTACGCGGACCATTAAATGGACTGGTCAGCCTGCAAATGCTGGAACAAAAAAATATGGATTTATCCAGCGAGCGGGCGCATTCCCTCTTAAAAATTGCCCGCGAAAGTGCAAAACGTCTGCAAGACCAAATTTTAGAAATCCTCCGCTATATCGACGTTGGGCAAATGGTGCGCGTAGATGGCAAAACACCCATCGAACAAATTGCAGAAATTACGACAAAAATTCGCTGGGATTTAGTCCTAGAAAACATTGAATTACACATTGCTGACGAATTACACAATAAACTCATTAATCTCTCCCATGAATCTTTAGAACTGATTCTGAGAGAATTACTTACCAACTCAAAAAAATTTCACCCCCAACAATCGCCTTGCATTCGTATTGATATCAATCCCTGCACCGAAGAACAAATTTTGATGACCGTCATCGACAACGGCGGACATCTCAGCACCGAAGAATTACAAAAGATTTGGATGCCCTACTATCAAAGTGAAAAATCATTCACAGGCGAAGTAAAAGGCATGGGGCTTGGTTTACCCATGGTTGCAATGCTGGTCTGGAATCGCGGCGGCTCTTGCCAACTCACAAACCGAGAAGGACAACAAGGTGTACAAGTGACACTCACGCTCCCTTTTTCAAACTAA
- a CDS encoding ATP-dependent Clp protease proteolytic subunit, with amino-acid sequence MMSFKPLSLSVLISLLSAHAVFALESTEANHRATLKVATTENADNTVTVKANAGTASDTEENAKNPENSESSATTDVATSEDRLATLLKLLEQLKESNPELSRQLVEKVEQHQLQILQLQQEKELLSLQNELLQEKNRFALAQLTANKERVELENALQVAKQAQALAELNDKKARLELENAIREQQSKLSFADKEVEKAQLAAQNALQEEKNKVIELKIALETAQIAHETAKLEYEKVKQASIGDLTDKLVKREQRALWDSQTNKAPEYLQDPYVNGELIISDRRIMITGPILPGSSMYVTERLSYFNNKSAEYPIFLIIDNCAGGSVMEGMQIIKAMQASQAPVYVVVKSLAASMAAVIATTAKRSFAYPDAIIIHHQVWSGFLGNLTQQNEQAAMMQEWSRRVMEPVANKMGMNLETLIKEMYKHNSDGNWREFADKAVTLKWVDTVVENVRDTSYIKQPQEPEVVAPDVLLFSNHEKLDTNGKSYYQLPPLSVMDMYHLYNPDNYYRY; translated from the coding sequence ATGATGTCGTTTAAACCCCTTTCTTTAAGTGTACTCATCAGTTTATTGTCTGCCCATGCCGTGTTTGCCCTTGAATCAACTGAGGCAAATCATCGCGCGACGCTTAAAGTTGCGACGACGGAAAATGCTGATAATACCGTCACCGTTAAAGCCAATGCAGGAACAGCCAGCGATACTGAAGAGAATGCGAAAAACCCAGAAAATAGTGAAAGTAGCGCGACAACAGACGTAGCAACCAGCGAAGACCGTTTAGCAACTTTATTGAAGTTGTTGGAGCAACTGAAAGAGAGTAACCCCGAACTCAGTCGCCAATTGGTCGAAAAAGTTGAGCAACATCAATTACAAATTTTGCAATTGCAACAAGAAAAAGAATTACTCAGTTTACAAAATGAATTGTTGCAAGAAAAAAATCGCTTCGCATTAGCCCAACTCACTGCCAATAAAGAGCGTGTAGAGTTAGAAAATGCCTTACAAGTCGCAAAACAGGCTCAAGCCCTTGCAGAACTTAACGATAAAAAAGCCCGCTTAGAATTAGAAAATGCTATTCGTGAGCAACAAAGCAAATTAAGCTTTGCTGATAAAGAGGTAGAAAAAGCCCAACTCGCTGCGCAAAATGCGCTACAAGAAGAGAAAAATAAAGTCATTGAGTTGAAAATTGCCTTAGAAACAGCACAAATAGCACATGAAACAGCAAAGCTAGAATATGAAAAGGTTAAGCAAGCCAGTATCGGCGATTTAACTGATAAGCTAGTCAAACGGGAACAACGGGCATTATGGGATAGTCAAACCAACAAAGCCCCAGAGTATTTACAAGACCCGTATGTCAATGGTGAGTTAATCATCAGTGACCGCCGAATCATGATTACAGGACCTATCTTACCAGGTAGCTCTATGTATGTGACTGAACGACTTTCTTATTTTAATAATAAAAGCGCAGAATATCCCATTTTTCTCATTATTGATAACTGTGCAGGCGGTTCAGTCATGGAGGGCATGCAAATCATAAAAGCCATGCAAGCCAGCCAAGCCCCTGTTTATGTAGTGGTTAAATCCCTTGCCGCCAGTATGGCAGCCGTCATTGCAACCACCGCAAAACGTTCATTTGCATATCCAGATGCGATTATTATCCACCATCAAGTATGGAGTGGATTTTTGGGGAATTTAACCCAGCAAAATGAGCAAGCAGCGATGATGCAAGAATGGTCGCGACGCGTGATGGAACCCGTTGCAAACAAAATGGGGATGAATTTAGAAACGCTGATTAAAGAGATGTATAAACATAATTCCGATGGCAATTGGCGGGAGTTTGCAGATAAAGCCGTGACACTTAAATGGGTTGATACCGTTGTCGAAAATGTACGAGATACTTCTTATATCAAGCAACCACAAGAGCCTGAAGTTGTTGCACCAGATGTTTTACTGTTCTCTAACCATGAAAAATTAGATACCAACGGGAAAAGTTATTATCAATTGCCACCCTTAAGTGTGATGGACATGTACCATTTATATAACCCTGATAATTATTACCGTTACTAA
- the cysM gene encoding cysteine synthase CysM — MSYPTIEQFVGNTPLVRLQRLAGKTSNTVLVKLEGNNPAGSVKDRPALSMIQEAELRGEIKQGDTLIEATSGNTGIALAMVAAMKGYRMVLIMPENMSVERRASMKAYGAELVLVPKEGGMEAARDLAFQMEKDGKGKVLNQFDNPDNPLAHYKTTGPEIWQATQGTITHFVATMGTTGTIMGVSRYLKEQNPTVKIIGVQPATGASIPGIRRWPVEYLPKICDFSQVDQIIDMDQPTAEETTRALATQEGIFAGISSGGSVAAALRVSQTVENAVIVCIICDRGDRYLSTGVFPA; from the coding sequence ATGAGCTATCCCACAATAGAACAATTTGTTGGCAATACGCCACTTGTCCGTTTACAACGCCTTGCAGGCAAAACCTCCAATACCGTCCTTGTCAAATTAGAAGGCAATAACCCCGCAGGCTCGGTAAAAGACCGCCCCGCTTTAAGCATGATTCAAGAAGCGGAATTAAGAGGCGAAATTAAACAAGGCGATACCCTTATCGAAGCAACTAGCGGTAATACAGGCATTGCATTAGCCATGGTTGCCGCCATGAAAGGCTATCGAATGGTGTTGATTATGCCAGAAAATATGAGCGTAGAACGGCGGGCATCGATGAAAGCCTACGGCGCAGAACTGGTTCTCGTGCCCAAAGAAGGCGGGATGGAAGCTGCGCGTGATTTAGCCTTTCAAATGGAAAAAGATGGTAAAGGCAAAGTCTTAAACCAATTCGATAACCCCGATAATCCCCTCGCCCACTACAAAACCACAGGCCCTGAAATTTGGCAAGCCACACAAGGCACGATTACCCATTTTGTCGCCACCATGGGCACAACGGGCACGATTATGGGCGTATCGCGTTATTTAAAAGAACAAAATCCCACTGTTAAAATTATCGGTGTTCAACCCGCGACAGGTGCGAGCATTCCAGGGATTCGTCGCTGGCCCGTCGAATACCTGCCAAAAATTTGCGACTTTTCCCAAGTTGACCAAATCATCGACATGGATCAACCCACTGCCGAAGAAACCACTCGCGCCTTAGCCACGCAAGAAGGGATTTTTGCAGGAATTTCCTCTGGTGGCTCAGTCGCTGCCGCCCTACGAGTTTCACAAACCGTAGAAAATGCTGTGATTGTCTGCATTATCTGCGACAGAGGCGACCGCTATTTATCTACAGGGGTTTTTCCTGCTTAA
- a CDS encoding sigma-54 interaction domain-containing protein: protein MSNAFATLIGEAGDFATVIRAAQMIALTDATVLILGESGTGKELLARAIHQASRRQQASFVTINCAALPESLAESELFGHRKGAFTGADTHRQGRIQAAAGGTLFLDEIGELPLSIQAKLLRFLENGECQAIGKNTPDKVNVRVITATNRDLYAEMQAGHFRQDLYYRLNIVPLELPPLRQRKSDIKGLIQHFTQQFAQQHQRTAPSYSPATLSVLTQHEWAGNVRELRNLCERLVLFHAGQRLEPTHLPIEYHQATTPIKTSPLPFFNGFPDEGINLVEVEIMLIRQALTKTYGNCSQAARLLGLSRDTLLYRIKKYGIV, encoded by the coding sequence ATGTCAAACGCATTTGCAACATTAATCGGTGAAGCAGGTGATTTTGCAACGGTGATACGCGCCGCTCAAATGATTGCGTTAACAGATGCGACCGTTTTAATTTTGGGAGAAAGTGGCACAGGTAAAGAATTATTAGCCCGCGCAATTCATCAAGCAAGCCGTCGTCAACAAGCAAGTTTTGTGACAATCAACTGCGCCGCGTTACCCGAATCGCTAGCAGAATCGGAATTGTTTGGACACCGTAAAGGCGCGTTTACAGGGGCAGATACGCATAGACAAGGACGCATTCAAGCCGCCGCAGGGGGCACTTTATTTTTAGACGAGATTGGAGAATTACCGCTCAGTATTCAAGCTAAACTCCTACGTTTTTTAGAAAATGGCGAATGCCAAGCAATTGGTAAAAATACCCCAGATAAGGTCAATGTGCGCGTAATTACTGCAACAAACCGCGATTTATACGCCGAAATGCAAGCAGGACATTTTCGCCAAGATTTATATTATCGATTAAATATCGTCCCTTTAGAATTACCCCCATTACGCCAACGCAAAAGCGATATTAAAGGCTTAATTCAACACTTTACCCAACAATTTGCCCAGCAACACCAACGCACAGCCCCAAGCTACAGCCCCGCAACTTTAAGCGTTTTGACCCAACATGAGTGGGCGGGCAATGTGCGCGAATTACGCAATTTATGTGAACGTTTAGTCTTATTCCATGCAGGACAACGGTTAGAACCTACCCATTTACCCATTGAATATCATCAAGCGACAACACCAATAAAAACCAGCCCGCTTCCCTTTTTTAATGGTTTTCCTGATGAAGGTATTAACTTAGTTGAGGTAGAAATCATGCTCATCCGTCAAGCCTTAACAAAAACTTACGGCAATTGTAGCCAAGCCGCGCGTTTACTTGGCTTAAGTCGAGACACACTCCTATATCGAATTAAAAAATACGGCATTGTCTGA
- a CDS encoding DegT/DnrJ/EryC1/StrS family aminotransferase: MNEAFLPFAVPCIGEEEINEVVNTLRSGWLTAGPKTQQFEQEFSTYVGMPYALTVNSATAGLHLALEAIGVGAGDKIITSPYTFTATAEVARYLGADPIFVDIDRQTFNIDTKKLAHALATTTGIKVISPVHFAGQACEMDTILALAKQYQLKVVEDAAHALPSQYKGRLIGQFGDVTAYSFYATKTVTTGEGGMIVTANPEYAKRMKIMRLHGISRDAFDRSSSSLPSWYYEVVAPGFKYNMSDIASAMGIHQLRKAEALRQRREAIAKQYTEGLQGLPLTTPYVAPDNVHAWHLYVIQLTLEALKIDRNLFIERMKMERIGTSVHFIPLHIQPYWKERYGFEPEDFPIAYDVYQRAVSLPIYPDMTDAQVERVINATRRILTGALR, from the coding sequence GTGAATGAAGCGTTTTTGCCTTTTGCTGTGCCGTGTATTGGTGAAGAAGAAATTAATGAAGTTGTCAATACCTTACGTTCGGGTTGGTTAACTGCGGGCCCGAAAACGCAACAGTTTGAACAAGAATTTTCTACTTATGTTGGAATGCCTTACGCTTTAACCGTTAATTCTGCGACTGCGGGCTTGCATTTAGCCTTAGAAGCTATTGGTGTCGGTGCGGGCGATAAAATTATCACGTCGCCTTATACCTTTACGGCAACAGCTGAAGTCGCCCGCTATTTAGGGGCTGACCCTATTTTTGTTGATATTGACCGCCAAACTTTTAATATTGATACAAAAAAACTCGCCCACGCTTTGGCTACTACAACAGGAATTAAAGTGATTTCGCCTGTGCATTTTGCGGGTCAAGCCTGCGAGATGGATACGATTTTAGCCTTAGCGAAACAGTATCAATTAAAAGTGGTGGAAGATGCTGCTCATGCGTTGCCGAGTCAGTATAAAGGGCGATTAATCGGACAATTTGGTGATGTCACCGCTTACAGTTTTTATGCGACTAAAACCGTGACAACGGGCGAGGGTGGAATGATAGTTACGGCGAATCCTGAGTATGCTAAACGGATGAAAATAATGCGTTTGCATGGTATTAGTCGTGATGCATTTGACCGTTCTAGTTCTTCTTTGCCAAGTTGGTATTATGAAGTTGTCGCGCCTGGCTTTAAATACAATATGAGTGATATTGCCTCTGCAATGGGCATTCATCAATTACGCAAAGCGGAAGCCTTACGCCAACGTCGTGAAGCGATTGCCAAGCAATATACGGAAGGGTTGCAAGGTTTACCGCTCACCACGCCTTATGTCGCACCTGATAACGTTCACGCATGGCATTTATATGTAATTCAATTAACCTTAGAAGCGTTAAAGATAGACCGTAACTTGTTCATTGAGCGGATGAAAATGGAGCGAATCGGAACGAGCGTGCATTTTATTCCCTTGCATATTCAACCGTATTGGAAAGAACGCTATGGCTTTGAACCTGAAGATTTTCCGATTGCTTATGATGTGTATCAGCGGGCTGTCAGCTTGCCGATTTATCCCGATATGACCGATGCGCAAGTCGAACGGGTGATTAACGCAACACGGCGAATTTTAACAGGAGCGTTGCGATGA
- a CDS encoding sugar transferase has product MRVKRGFDLCCVIPAIILLSPLLLSLAIWIKLDSQGSIFFLQTRVGQGGRLFKIFKFRTMHANTGLKITATTDKRITRAGMFLRRYKLDELPQLFNVLIGDMSLVGPRPEVPDYVAHYPEAVKAEVLSVPCGITDYASIAFRHEGELLATSDNPEKTYIQEILPIKLAYQQQYVRERSLWVDIKIILQTLKVL; this is encoded by the coding sequence ATGAGGGTAAAACGCGGATTCGATTTATGCTGTGTGATTCCCGCGATTATTTTATTAAGCCCTTTACTGCTCAGTTTGGCTATTTGGATAAAGCTAGACAGTCAGGGGTCTATCTTCTTTTTACAAACCCGTGTCGGGCAAGGGGGACGCTTATTTAAAATTTTTAAATTTCGCACCATGCACGCCAATACGGGCTTAAAAATTACCGCAACCACGGATAAACGCATTACCCGCGCAGGGATGTTTTTACGCCGTTATAAATTAGATGAATTACCGCAACTCTTTAATGTCTTAATTGGTGATATGAGTCTTGTAGGCCCTCGTCCTGAAGTGCCTGACTATGTTGCACATTACCCAGAGGCAGTTAAAGCAGAAGTCTTATCCGTGCCATGTGGTATTACCGATTATGCGTCGATAGCATTTCGGCATGAAGGCGAATTGCTTGCTACTTCAGACAATCCCGAAAAAACCTATATACAAGAGATATTACCGATTAAGTTAGCTTATCAACAACAATATGTCCGTGAACGGTCATTATGGGTTGATATCAAAATTATTCTACAAACTTTAAAGGTGTTATAA
- a CDS encoding serine/threonine-protein kinase, which translates to MTTFKEKLAMNDWIIGVLVAVCLLGLAQFGFLQPLENILYANGMRYTSQHTNDKVAVIAIDTNSLEQLGAGQWSRTTYAQLLDILQPYADVIATNLDFSKPQQDAGTERLAELIRFYSESPAINQLPTELAKLNTLIATVTKVRRNRASERDSLAELNDFAQSAKLWTELPNILTTLEDKLNAAYSELDADGIFAERLKKSGKWVFAVPFTLGEPLLPQSDLPDSITRNRLTNISERFDTARPSPQPLSINTIRSPLERFNENTSVLPDLLLLDNRVPLVTQYQQLYLPSLPLLLAAKHLRVNLQDIEIRLGQGVRLGALRINTDANLNIQPIFYHEHEIARQSAFTLDSFVDVLRGNISPEKYRDKVVLIGMTAPNYSTRQMTPIGEMPPILTIAHSVSSLLNQNYLITPHWAVGLQTALFLLILIYLCLILPHLKPKIALLISFISFITLLVLYFGLLRLGLSISCTLPLLLLSLGHLLLTSKRGIMAYQDVFRMLPNAVESNRLLGLAFQGQGQLDMAFEKFRLCPTDEGILGLLYNLALDYERRRQARHAAAVYRYILSHAPNFRDTERRLERLQSTRKPRLRGTNNHLDDWLQDESGEKPQLGRYQVERQLGKGAMGVVYLGKDPKLNRLVAIKTLPLSQEFEAEDLPEATARFFREATAAGRLKHEHIVAIYDAGEEYNLAYISMEFFKGGNLTPYTKTEQRLPIADIIDIGYQAATALNYAHNQGVIHRDIKPANIMYNPATKKIKITDFGIARITDAKRTKTGIILGTPSYMSPEQLAGKMVDGRSDLFSLGILLYQLLTSVLPFQADSMATLMYKITTEPHPDLSMLRPDIPTCLQDLINKALAKDPEDRFQTGAEFAAALRDCKVTSCA; encoded by the coding sequence ATGACCACTTTCAAAGAAAAACTAGCTATGAATGACTGGATTATCGGCGTATTGGTCGCGGTGTGTTTATTAGGACTAGCACAATTTGGATTTTTACAACCGTTAGAAAATATCCTTTACGCCAATGGCATGCGTTATACCAGCCAACACACCAATGATAAAGTCGCGGTTATTGCCATTGATACCAACAGTTTAGAACAACTCGGCGCGGGGCAATGGTCACGCACAACTTATGCACAACTGCTGGATATTCTCCAACCTTATGCTGATGTTATCGCCACTAATCTCGATTTTTCCAAACCCCAACAAGATGCAGGCACAGAACGGCTTGCCGAGCTCATTCGCTTTTACAGCGAATCACCCGCTATTAACCAACTCCCCACAGAACTTGCAAAACTCAATACCTTAATTGCCACCGTGACGAAAGTCCGTCGTAACCGTGCCAGCGAGCGCGACAGCCTCGCCGAATTAAACGACTTTGCACAATCTGCAAAACTTTGGACAGAATTACCCAACATCCTCACAACCCTAGAAGACAAACTCAACGCTGCTTATTCAGAACTCGATGCCGATGGCATTTTTGCCGAGCGTTTAAAAAAATCAGGCAAATGGGTTTTTGCCGTTCCTTTTACGCTGGGTGAACCACTATTACCCCAGTCAGACCTACCCGACAGCATCACTCGAAACCGCTTAACCAATATCAGTGAACGCTTTGACACCGCACGCCCATCACCACAACCACTGAGTATTAACACCATTCGCTCACCACTTGAACGGTTTAACGAAAATACCAGCGTATTGCCCGACCTACTTTTACTGGATAACCGCGTCCCGCTTGTTACTCAATACCAACAACTCTATCTACCCAGTTTACCGCTCCTCCTTGCTGCCAAACATTTACGAGTTAATTTACAAGATATCGAAATCCGTTTAGGACAAGGCGTGCGTTTAGGCGCGTTACGTATCAATACCGATGCAAATCTAAACATACAACCCATTTTCTACCATGAACATGAAATTGCGAGACAATCAGCATTTACCCTCGACAGCTTCGTTGATGTCCTCCGTGGCAATATTTCCCCCGAAAAATACCGCGATAAAGTTGTCTTAATAGGCATGACCGCACCCAACTACAGCACGCGCCAAATGACACCTATTGGAGAAATGCCCCCCATCCTCACCATCGCCCACAGCGTCAGTAGCCTACTCAATCAAAACTACCTCATTACCCCTCACTGGGCAGTAGGACTACAAACCGCACTTTTCCTCCTGATACTGATTTATCTCTGCCTGATACTGCCCCATTTAAAGCCAAAAATTGCGTTATTAATCAGCTTTATCAGCTTTATTACCCTGCTTGTGCTATATTTCGGCTTACTACGGTTAGGACTCTCCATCTCCTGCACACTCCCACTGCTCCTCCTGAGCTTAGGACACCTCCTACTGACCAGTAAACGAGGCATTATGGCGTATCAAGACGTATTTCGTATGCTACCCAACGCCGTCGAAAGCAACCGACTGCTAGGGCTTGCTTTCCAAGGACAAGGACAGCTCGACATGGCATTCGAAAAATTCCGCCTCTGCCCTACAGATGAAGGCATATTAGGACTACTCTACAACCTTGCCCTAGATTATGAACGCCGTCGCCAAGCCCGCCACGCTGCCGCCGTCTATCGCTACATTCTGAGCCACGCCCCCAACTTCCGCGACACCGAACGCCGTTTAGAACGCCTACAAAGCACCCGTAAACCCCGCCTACGAGGCACAAATAACCACCTTGACGACTGGCTACAAGACGAAAGTGGCGAAAAACCCCAACTTGGACGCTACCAAGTAGAACGCCAACTCGGCAAAGGCGCGATGGGCGTGGTTTACCTCGGCAAAGACCCCAAACTCAATCGCTTGGTTGCCATCAAAACCCTCCCCCTCTCCCAAGAATTCGAAGCCGAAGACCTGCCCGAAGCCACCGCCCGCTTTTTCCGCGAAGCCACCGCCGCAGGACGCTTAAAACACGAACACATCGTAGCCATTTACGACGCAGGCGAAGAATACAACCTAGCCTACATCTCCATGGAATTCTTCAAAGGGGGCAACCTCACCCCCTACACCAAAACCGAACAACGCCTACCCATTGCCGATATCATCGACATTGGCTATCAAGCCGCGACCGCCCTAAACTACGCCCACAACCAAGGCGTTATCCACCGCGACATCAAACCCGCCAACATCATGTATAACCCTGCGACCAAAAAAATTAAAATTACCGACTTTGGAATTGCACGGATTACAGATGCAAAACGAACAAAAACAGGTATTATTTTAGGAACACCCTCCTATATGTCACCCGAACAATTAGCGGGTAAAATGGTGGACGGTCGCTCGGACTTATTCTCGCTAGGCATACTACTCTACCAACTCCTAACAAGCGTGTTACCATTTCAAGCAGACTCGATGGCAACCCTGATGTATAAAATAACCACCGAACCACACCCCGATTTATCCATGCTACGACCTGATATCCCCACTTGCTTACAAGACCTCATCAACAAAGCCCTCGCCAAAGACCCCGAAGACCGCTTTCAAACAGGCGCAGAATTTGCCGCCGCGCTACGTGACTGCAAGGTAACATCATGCGCCTAG